The Clostridioides sp. ES-S-0010-02 genome window below encodes:
- a CDS encoding response regulator transcription factor, translating to MNSKILVVDDEKGITTLLKDYFEINDYEVYTAQNGKEALEKISKNPDIILLDINMPEIDGIEVCSRIRNYISCPILFLTAKIENYDKINGFRVGADDYIVKPFDLEELGARVSAHLRREQRKSNHTKVNFYKDLVIDYEKRSISIDNNQVSLSKKEFDIVELLSTNPGQVFDRERIYDRIWGYDKNGNSDVIMEHIRKIRIKLSRYTLENYIETVWGAGYKWIK from the coding sequence ATGAACAGTAAAATACTTGTTGTAGATGACGAGAAAGGAATCACCACTTTATTAAAAGATTATTTTGAAATAAATGATTATGAAGTTTACACTGCTCAAAATGGAAAAGAAGCACTAGAAAAAATATCTAAAAATCCAGACATTATTCTACTTGATATAAACATGCCTGAAATAGATGGAATTGAAGTTTGCAGTAGAATTAGAAACTATATATCATGTCCTATCTTATTTTTAACAGCCAAAATTGAAAACTATGATAAAATTAATGGTTTTCGTGTTGGTGCTGATGATTATATTGTAAAACCTTTTGATTTAGAGGAACTTGGGGCAAGAGTCTCTGCTCACTTAAGACGCGAACAAAGAAAATCAAATCATACTAAAGTCAATTTTTATAAAGATTTAGTAATAGACTATGAAAAAAGGTCAATTTCCATTGATAATAACCAAGTTTCACTTTCAAAAAAAGAATTTGATATCGTAGAACTTCTCTCTACGAACCCTGGTCAAGTATTTGATAGAGAGAGAATTTATGATAGAATATGGGGCTATGATAAAAATGGAAATAGTGATGTTATAATGGAACATATCAGAAAAATACGAATTAAATTATCAAGATATACTCTTGAAAATTACATAGAAACAGTATGGGGAGCTGGTTACAAATGGATAAAATAA
- a CDS encoding sensor histidine kinase: MDKIKNMSLKKSFFFLTLSSLIIASVLTTVSYILLNYIYHSIQDKYLQTPLYTETITIVQNNLNQYSDFDKVLINIISTLQLILPLVFFIGLLLLADIIFYKVKLKIPIEILNKGANEISNNNLDFYLEYKSNDELGNLCSAFEKMRLQLNKNNIKMWTMIDDRKQLNAAFSHDLRNPLTVLKGYSDYLIKYMPTGKLSDKKILSTAQLMSEHINRIEYYVNSMSNAQRLEDLVITKSTSSINAFVENLDSNISILSKQAGKSFKITNKVDNINVLFDENIIHRVIENIISNAFRYAKNKISILIYLEQEFLTFVIEDDGVGFSEESIKSALKPFYKDKTLNNNNLNFGMGLYISKVLCEKHGGSIFIENNPIGGAKITTKFSTKD, from the coding sequence ATGGATAAAATAAAGAATATGTCATTAAAAAAATCTTTTTTCTTTCTCACTCTATCTTCATTAATTATAGCATCAGTACTTACAACAGTCTCATACATTTTACTTAATTACATATATCACTCTATACAAGACAAATATTTACAAACTCCTTTATACACAGAAACTATAACCATAGTGCAAAATAATTTAAATCAATATAGTGATTTTGATAAAGTATTGATTAATATAATTAGCACACTTCAGCTTATACTCCCACTCGTATTTTTTATAGGACTTCTATTATTGGCTGATATAATTTTTTATAAGGTAAAATTAAAGATACCTATTGAAATACTTAATAAAGGAGCAAACGAAATATCCAATAATAACTTAGATTTTTACTTAGAATATAAGAGTAATGACGAATTAGGTAATCTGTGTAGTGCTTTTGAGAAAATGAGGTTGCAACTAAATAAAAATAATATAAAAATGTGGACTATGATAGACGATAGAAAACAGCTTAATGCTGCTTTTTCTCATGATTTAAGAAATCCTCTTACTGTTCTAAAGGGATACTCAGATTATTTAATAAAATACATGCCAACAGGAAAACTTAGTGATAAAAAAATTTTATCAACTGCACAACTTATGTCTGAACATATCAACAGAATTGAATACTATGTAAATAGTATGAGTAATGCTCAACGATTAGAAGACCTAGTTATTACAAAATCTACATCAAGTATAAATGCTTTTGTAGAAAACTTAGATAGCAATATCTCCATTCTATCAAAACAAGCTGGAAAATCTTTTAAAATTACAAATAAAGTGGATAATATAAACGTATTATTTGATGAAAATATTATTCATAGAGTTATTGAAAATATAATATCAAATGCATTTAGATATGCAAAAAATAAAATATCTATACTTATATACCTTGAGCAAGAATTCCTTACTTTCGTAATTGAAGATGATGGTGTGGGATTTAGTGAAGAATCTATAAAATCAGCATTAAAACCTTTTTATAAAGATAAGACTTTAAATAATAACAACTTAAATTTTGGTATGGGTCTTTATATATCTAAAGTATTATGTGAGAAACATGGTGGCTCTATTTTTATTGAAAACAATCCAATTGGTGGTGCTAAAATTACAACAAAGTTCTCAACAAAAGACTAG
- a CDS encoding diguanylate cyclase — protein MKIVFAKLRIGAVPLILSIALILTGILSVRSINNLEGDARVINYTGIIRGATQRLIKKELAHVQDDSLIAHLDDILTGLSNGSAELNLIRLESEEYQSLLVEMKKDWSDIKVEIMSYRDGGSGDKLFEMSEDYFNLADQLVMAAEVYTDKIVQDARNLLFYINIVFILMAGLCTVFAFCQDKRRRRLIEVENENKLKNEQLSKRLQELLVPINEITELMYISDIDTYDLLFVNEAGKKTFNINDEEHLKCYKVLQGFDSPCSFCQNSILKKDENYTWEHTNPITKRHYLLKDRLMEWEGRTARMEIAFDITEATNEKIELESRLKRDNVLVECIRELYRNHETLDATNYVLEQVGNLFLAERAYIFLFHGDNLSNIAEWCKEGIIPQIDNLQDLPQSDFAMWLNVFQKRGNVVIHDIEDLKLTMEFEYEILLQQKIKRLVMVPLERNGKLDGCIGLDNPSINLTENAATFLETLSYFIMIAMHRNENEEVLYRLSYLDTLTSFYNRNRYIHDIDNLVGEKNSIGVVYLDVNGLKEINDNLGHDSGDELLKACAKIIQNSFEIGSYYRIGGDEFVIICIDISENEFNEKVQKLRNNFMNDECKAAIGSKWEENCENIQFIIKTADELMYADKKEFYHNHRATGRYRHNTDVLEGSDRLKEKNI, from the coding sequence ATGAAGATAGTATTCGCAAAACTGCGAATAGGTGCAGTTCCACTTATCTTGAGCATTGCCCTAATTTTGACAGGTATATTGTCAGTTCGTTCTATCAACAACCTTGAGGGAGATGCACGTGTTATCAATTATACAGGTATTATCCGTGGTGCTACACAGAGACTGATAAAAAAAGAACTTGCTCATGTACAGGATGATAGTTTGATTGCACATCTAGATGATATACTAACAGGGCTTTCTAATGGAAGTGCTGAACTTAATTTAATAAGACTTGAAAGTGAAGAGTATCAATCATTATTAGTAGAAATGAAAAAGGATTGGTCAGATATTAAGGTAGAAATCATGAGTTATAGAGATGGCGGTTCTGGGGACAAACTGTTTGAGATGAGTGAAGATTACTTTAACTTAGCGGACCAGTTGGTAATGGCTGCAGAGGTATATACTGATAAAATCGTTCAAGATGCTCGAAATTTATTGTTTTATATTAATATAGTGTTTATATTGATGGCAGGGCTATGTACTGTTTTTGCTTTCTGCCAAGATAAACGTCGCAGAAGATTGATTGAAGTTGAAAATGAGAATAAACTAAAAAACGAACAGTTATCAAAAAGGTTGCAAGAATTGCTTGTTCCTATAAATGAAATAACAGAACTAATGTATATATCAGACATTGATACCTATGATTTGCTATTTGTCAATGAAGCTGGAAAGAAAACTTTCAATATCAATGACGAAGAGCATTTGAAGTGTTATAAAGTATTGCAGGGATTTGATTCTCCATGTTCATTCTGTCAGAATTCTATTCTAAAAAAGGATGAAAATTATACTTGGGAACATACAAACCCAATCACTAAACGCCACTACTTATTAAAAGATAGATTAATGGAGTGGGAGGGCCGCACAGCAAGAATGGAAATTGCATTTGATATTACTGAAGCAACTAATGAAAAAATTGAACTAGAGAGCCGTTTGAAGAGAGATAATGTTCTTGTTGAGTGTATTCGAGAACTTTATCGCAATCATGAAACGTTAGATGCTACTAATTATGTATTGGAACAGGTAGGAAATTTGTTTTTAGCTGAACGTGCCTACATTTTCTTATTTCATGGTGATAATCTATCTAATATTGCAGAATGGTGTAAAGAAGGTATAATTCCACAAATTGATAACCTACAGGATTTACCACAGTCAGATTTTGCAATGTGGCTCAATGTGTTTCAAAAGCGAGGCAATGTAGTTATTCATGATATAGAAGACTTAAAATTGACTATGGAATTTGAATATGAGATTCTTTTACAACAGAAAATTAAGCGTCTGGTCATGGTTCCATTAGAACGTAATGGAAAATTAGATGGATGTATTGGACTGGATAACCCCTCTATAAACTTAACGGAAAATGCAGCTACATTTCTTGAAACTCTTAGTTATTTTATTATGATTGCAATGCATAGAAATGAAAATGAGGAAGTTCTTTATCGTTTAAGTTATTTAGACACTCTTACTTCTTTTTATAATAGAAACCGTTATATTCACGATATTGATAACCTTGTGGGCGAAAAAAATTCTATTGGCGTAGTATATTTAGATGTAAACGGACTCAAGGAAATCAATGATAATTTGGGACATGATTCTGGTGATGAGTTGCTTAAAGCATGTGCAAAAATCATTCAAAATAGCTTTGAAATAGGTTCCTACTATCGAATTGGTGGTGATGAATTTGTAATTATTTGCATAGATATAAGTGAGAATGAATTCAATGAAAAAGTTCAAAAATTAAGGAATAATTTTATGAATGATGAATGTAAAGCTGCCATTGGTTCAAAATGGGAAGAAAATTGTGAAAATATTCAATTCATTATAAAAACTGCAGACGAACTCATGTATGCTGATAAAAAAGAATTTTATCATAACCATCGTGCAACAGGACGCTATCGACATAATACTGATGTATTAGAAGGTTCAGATAGATTGAAAGAAAAAAATATTTAA